A window of the Hevea brasiliensis isolate MT/VB/25A 57/8 chromosome 6, ASM3005281v1, whole genome shotgun sequence genome harbors these coding sequences:
- the LOC110649846 gene encoding pentatricopeptide repeat-containing protein At4g38150-like, whose product MIWSYSFIVWWISCVYKFKFITDTNENNILIIMRGKITNIPNKIFRPAIPSTKKPVIGEPDDPKDLQFILHKMLSEGLINNAIKMFDALSKVGLTHEALELFSQIKDKSHMPDVAAHTAVIEVYANAGRSKEAPKVFLRMLACGVAPNAYTYTVPAKAVATDGKLADAKKYIWEMISKGIRPNVGTYTAVFQA is encoded by the coding sequence ATGATTTGGTCTTATAGTTTCATAGTTTGGTGGATATCTTGTGTTTACAAGTTTAAGTTTATCACAGatacaaatgaaaataatatattaataataatgagAGGAAAAATCACGAATATACCGAACAAAATTTTCCGCCCTGCGATCCCTTCAACAAAGAAGCCCGTCATCGGGGAGCCCGATGACCCCAAAGACCTTCAATTCATCTTACATAAAATGCTATCTGAGGGCCTCATCAACAATGCCATTAAGATGTTTGACGCTTTATCTAAAGTCGGCCTTACCCATGAGGCTTTGGAGCTCTTCTCTCAGATCAAGGACAAGAGCCACATGCCTGACGTAGCGGCCCATACTGCCGTCATTGAGGTTTATGCCAATGCCGGCCGGTCAAAGGAGGCTCCCAAGGTCTTCCTGCGCATGCTGGCATGCGGAGTTGCGCCCAATGCCTATACTTACACCGTCCCCGCTAAGGCAGTTGCTACTGATGGGAAATTGGCAGATGCCAAGAAGTATATCTGGGAAATGATAAGCAAGGGAATACGTCCCAATGTGGGTACGTACACTGCAGTGTTCCAGGCATAG
- the LOC110649848 gene encoding DNA-directed RNA polymerases II and V subunit 8A — protein sequence MSNIVLFEDIFVVDKLDPDGKKFDKVSRIEAHSQNCDMFMHLDVNTEIYPMAVGDKFTMALAHTLNLDGTPDTGYYIQGARKTLADKYEYIMHGKLYKISEEGSGKAVKAEIYVSYGGLLMMLKGDPSHVSHFELDQRLFLLTRKL from the exons ATGTCGAATATAGTTCTTTTCGAGGATATTTTTGTGGTTGATAAACTAGATCCAGATGGCAAAAAGTTTGATAAAG TTTCGCGTATTGAAGCACACAGCCAGAACTGTGACATGTTCATGCACTTAGATGTGAATACAGAAATATACCCAATGGCTGTAGGTGATAAATTCACCATGGCGTTGGCACACACTCTAAATTTGGATGGAACACCCGACACTGGCTATTATATTCAG GGAGCAAGGAAAACCCTTGCTGACAAATATGAATACATAATGCATGGGAAATTATACAAGATTTCTGAGGAAGGTTCAGGAAAAGCAGTTAAAGC GGAGATATATGTTTCATATGGTGGGCTTCTAATGATGCTGAAAggagatccttctcatgtctctcattttgagcttgatcagcGGCTATTTCTTCTTACAAGGAAGTTGTGA
- the LOC110649849 gene encoding peptidyl-prolyl cis-trans isomerase FKBP16-3, chloroplastic isoform X3, with product MAASLSSLLLPIGSGSVNTLSGIRHGSSCDKVRGFAVQRSNLEIRVRASRSRDQFKDDICSIKRRDVLGLVLGVSSMLVHSSEAKGAGLPPEIKPRLCDDTCEKELENVPMVTTESGLQYKDIKVGEGPTPPIGFQVAANYVAMIPSGQIFDSSLEKGQLYIFRVGSGQVIKGLDEGILSMKTGGKRRLYIPGSIIWVLS from the exons ATGGCTGCTTCTCTTTCATCTCTGCTTCTCCCAATTG GTTCGGGTTCAGTGAACACTCTGTCTGGGATTCGCCATGGCAGTTCCTGTGATAAAGTTCGAGGTTTCGCTGTGCAGCGCTCAAATTTGGAAATCAGAGTTAGAGCTTCAAGGTCAAGAGATCAGTTCAAGGATGATATATGTTCAATTAAGCGTAGGGATGTACTTGGGTTAGTTCTTGGCGTTTCAAGCATGCTAGTACACTCTTCTGAAGCTAAGGGAGCTGGCTTGCCTCCAGAGATTAAGCCAAGGCTGTGTGATGATACTTGCGAGAAGGAGCTTGAAAAT GTACCCATGGTAACTACAGAGTCTGGATTGCAATACAAGGATATTAAAGTTGGAGAAGGCCCTACTCCTCCAATTGGTTTTCAG GTGGCTGCTAATTATGTAGCAATGATTCCATCTGGACAAATATTTGATAG TTCTCTGGAGAAAGGACAGCTTTATATTTTTCGTGTTGGCTCTGGTCAG GTGATCAAGGGACTTGATGAAGGGATTCTGAGCATGAAAACTGGGGGAAAGCGTCGGCTCTACATTCCTGGATCG attatttgGGTCCTGAGTTAG
- the LOC110649849 gene encoding peptidyl-prolyl cis-trans isomerase FKBP16-3, chloroplastic isoform X1 — MAASLSSLLLPIGSGSVNTLSGIRHGSSCDKVRGFAVQRSNLEIRVRASRSRDQFKDDICSIKRRDVLGLVLGVSSMLVHSSEAKGAGLPPEIKPRLCDDTCEKELENVPMVTTESGLQYKDIKVGEGPTPPIGFQVAANYVAMIPSGQIFDSSLEKGQLYIFRVGSGQVIKGLDEGILSMKTGGKRRLYIPGSLAFPKGLTSAPGRPRVAANSPVIFDVSLEYVPGLESEE; from the exons ATGGCTGCTTCTCTTTCATCTCTGCTTCTCCCAATTG GTTCGGGTTCAGTGAACACTCTGTCTGGGATTCGCCATGGCAGTTCCTGTGATAAAGTTCGAGGTTTCGCTGTGCAGCGCTCAAATTTGGAAATCAGAGTTAGAGCTTCAAGGTCAAGAGATCAGTTCAAGGATGATATATGTTCAATTAAGCGTAGGGATGTACTTGGGTTAGTTCTTGGCGTTTCAAGCATGCTAGTACACTCTTCTGAAGCTAAGGGAGCTGGCTTGCCTCCAGAGATTAAGCCAAGGCTGTGTGATGATACTTGCGAGAAGGAGCTTGAAAAT GTACCCATGGTAACTACAGAGTCTGGATTGCAATACAAGGATATTAAAGTTGGAGAAGGCCCTACTCCTCCAATTGGTTTTCAG GTGGCTGCTAATTATGTAGCAATGATTCCATCTGGACAAATATTTGATAG TTCTCTGGAGAAAGGACAGCTTTATATTTTTCGTGTTGGCTCTGGTCAG GTGATCAAGGGACTTGATGAAGGGATTCTGAGCATGAAAACTGGGGGAAAGCGTCGGCTCTACATTCCTGGATCG TTGGCATTCCCAAAAGGTCTCACTTCAGCTCCAGGAAGGCCAAGGGTGGCTGCAAATAGTCCTGTAATTTTTGACGTCAGTTTGGAATATGTACCTGGTCTTGAATCAGAAGAGTAG
- the LOC110649849 gene encoding peptidyl-prolyl cis-trans isomerase FKBP16-3, chloroplastic isoform X2, which yields MAASLSSLLLPIGSGSVNTLSGIRHGSSCDKVRGFAVQRSNLEIRVRASRSRDQFKDDICSIKRRDVLGLVLGVSSMLVHSSEAKGAGLPPEIKPRLCDDTCEKELENVPMVTTESGLQYKDIKVGEGPTPPIGFQVAANYVAMIPSGQIFDSSLEKGQLYIFRVGSGQVIKGLDEGILSMKTGGKRRLYIPGSYCWSKQVGAYYKTFMA from the exons ATGGCTGCTTCTCTTTCATCTCTGCTTCTCCCAATTG GTTCGGGTTCAGTGAACACTCTGTCTGGGATTCGCCATGGCAGTTCCTGTGATAAAGTTCGAGGTTTCGCTGTGCAGCGCTCAAATTTGGAAATCAGAGTTAGAGCTTCAAGGTCAAGAGATCAGTTCAAGGATGATATATGTTCAATTAAGCGTAGGGATGTACTTGGGTTAGTTCTTGGCGTTTCAAGCATGCTAGTACACTCTTCTGAAGCTAAGGGAGCTGGCTTGCCTCCAGAGATTAAGCCAAGGCTGTGTGATGATACTTGCGAGAAGGAGCTTGAAAAT GTACCCATGGTAACTACAGAGTCTGGATTGCAATACAAGGATATTAAAGTTGGAGAAGGCCCTACTCCTCCAATTGGTTTTCAG GTGGCTGCTAATTATGTAGCAATGATTCCATCTGGACAAATATTTGATAG TTCTCTGGAGAAAGGACAGCTTTATATTTTTCGTGTTGGCTCTGGTCAG GTGATCAAGGGACTTGATGAAGGGATTCTGAGCATGAAAACTGGGGGAAAGCGTCGGCTCTACATTCCTGGATCG TATTGCTGGTCTAAACAGGTGGGAGCATATTACAAAACTTTTATGGCATAG